The genomic region GATGTGTCTATGGAGTTGGCATCTCCAAGAATTGAGAGGCAAGTGGAACACAGATTTCCCTACAACCACAGGAGGAAGCAGGGGCAGAAGTACATGTACAGGCAGACAGACGCACGCACACCCAGGGTCCCCAGGCAGTCTTCAGGGCAGGGACAGAGCCTTGGCGAGGCGAGTCCAGAACCAGGACTTGGTGCAAGGGTTGGTGTAGTCACAGACAGTGATGAACCGTAGGATGCTGGGGAACTCTTTCTTCATTGCCTTGTACTTGATGGGGATCAGTCGTTTCTGATGGGCACCTGCAAGCCAAGGGATGCAGAGATGGCACCAGGCCCTCGCCTCATGATAGGGTGGGACCAGTCCCCAGCCCAGGGGTTAACAACAGCCCTCCCTCAACTAAGCATCCCTGGCACACATTCACCCACACAAAGGGCATTCATGTGTCCACACCCTCAGGTGTGTAGAGACCCAAAGGAGTTCCTTGGTGCTGTATCCATGGCCCTTGGTGAGAGAAGGCTGACATCCTGAGAGCCCGCCCACCCACTCCTCTGTGGCAAGGGCAGGGCTGAGCTTACCTGGAGAGAGGCTGAGTGCAAACTTAGTCTGGAAGTCACATTCCTTGCTTTGCAAGTAATCATCGGAGACAACCACCACCATCCTGCGGCACCTAGGGGAGAGTGGGCAGGCTGCAGGCACTGTGGTGATCTAGTTCAGCTTACCAGGAGACAGCCTTGGAAGGAGCCCAGGGTGCCCAGGCTAGACGGGGCCCAGCTGGGAGAATCCCAGCATCTGGATCCCTGGGCAGGGCTTTGCGCATCCACCCACTCACCCCCTGAGCTTAGCTAACCTCTTCTCAATGAGTTCACTGGCGATGGACCAGACACAGGTGCCAGGCAGGACATCGCGGTCAGACACACACAACTTCAGTCGATAGTTTGTCTGCTCCAGCTGCCGGATCATCTCCTGCACAAACTGGATGTCGCTGGGGCAGTAGCAGATGAAGGCATCAAAACGCTCAGGCATTTGCCCTGGGTGCAGAGCATAATGGTGATGGTCAGAGTTCTACAGAAAGACTGGGGTGGAGCCTAGCCAGGAGCCCCCAGCCTAGGTGACCCTAGACTAATCCTGGGATGACATGACTCAGAGAAAGCGCCCTTCtcaggagaagaaagatgaatgcctccccctctgcctgccccaggCCAAGCCGTGGGTTGACCATGAGACAGACACATCATTTCATGAGAGTCTCACACCAGCCCAGAGGTAGGACTATCATTGTTCCCATTTCTTAgttgaggaaactcaggctcaaaGAGATgtgacttgccccaggtcccACAGCCCATCTGCTTTCAACATCTATGCTCCTAAAACCACAATGTCCCATGGCCCATCTGTCCCGCCCGGCTGAAGGGAGCAGTATTGGGCCCTTACCCAGGGGGTCATCGAGCGTGGTGATGCCTGCCAGCTCTGCCGTCCGTGGGACACTACTGTCTACCGCAGCCACCTGTAAGGGCTTCTCagactcctgctgctgctgcttcaggATATACTTTTGGCAGTCCTCTTCTGTGGGAAAGAGACAGGTGTGGCAGGCTCCCCAAGGGTGCGCCATGCCTTTACCCACAGTCAGGATCCAGCACCTGTCCCACCTCCCTGGCCATGTTGTGCTCCAGGGCTTCTCCAGCCCACTGGTGCCATCCACGGTTCGACAGCTCTGAAAAGTTGAGCTCCCACCTGGCTCTGACCATCCCAACTGGATGTCAGTGGTGTTCTGGCCATCTGGGAAGTCATCAAGGTCAGTCTCGTGTATCTCTGTCCCTTTGCCCTGGCTCCCCTTCCTAGGGCTCCTGAGATACCAAGATCTGCTTCTTCTAGGATCCACGGCTGATGTAGGGGCTGGGTACGCAAGAAGGGCTCAGGAGACCCAGTGTTTGTGTGCGGTGAGGGCAGAGGCCCCAACCAAGCAAGCTGTTCCTGTCAGTGGGCCACTGTCCTCATGCCTATGCATGTACATCAGAGAGTAGCAGGAAGGGCTGAATTTCCCAGGGACCTGAGGTTTCCAAGACTGTTAGCTTTCAGTCCCTCACCTGCCCTCTTGCTCTACCTGAAGCAGCCCAGACCCCCACCCCGCAAGAGGACCCCGATTCTGACTCTGGCCCCACGTGAAAGCCTTTCCCTAAGCTGTTTCCCTCCGTTCCTCTCCTGGCCTTCACCTCCTTTCTCCTAACATCTCGGATACTGAAAGAGGGGTCCCACATGGTTCCCCCTCTGCAGGCTGCCTCCACCCCCAGGAAGGAAACGAGGGCCTCTCCAGGGAAGACTGGATGCTGAGGTCAGCGAAGGTCAGCTCCCTcaacctcaccccacccccaccccgggtaTGAGGACGGGAAGGGGGTGTCCTCACCAATGCTGGGCCCCAGTTCCACCAGCACGTCGTCGCGGCCCAGCTTGGCGAGCAGCTCGAGCAGGCGGCCCACGGAAGCGCCAGGGCGTCCCTGCCAGTCGTCCAGCAGGCTGCCCGTGGGGTCGGTGTGCGTCTCCAGCTGCCGGATCTCCAAGTACTCGAAGTCCATCTCCTCGGCCAGCGCCGTCCAGTCAGCCGCCACCTGCGTCCGCACGTTCAAGAAGAGCGACAGGCGGCGCCGCACTCGCACGTTGAGCGCAGCCAGCGGCAGGGAGGACGCGGAGGGAATGTGGGGCGCGGACCCCACGCCGGGGCCTCCTGCAGCCATGGCGGGCCGCCCTGGAGCCTCCGCGCTGTGGAGCCGCGTCGCGGGACCgcgcttcctccttcctccccggccaaccccccgccccgccccgccggtTTCTCTTTCCGAGAAGCGCCGCCCTGCCCTACAATCTGCAGTCACGGCAGATGTGCGGAGGTGGGGGCGCACCACCCTTGCCCTTGGGGTCTCGGGGACGGGAATGTGGTAACCGGAGACCTCTCCTCGAacaggggggtgggggagggggagacgaCGACGCCCCTTCGGGGGTTGTAGGAAACAGGGGCCTTGCTCTTTTGGTTCTGGTGGAGTCACATCCTTTCCATTGGGGATCTGAAGGGTTCATACGGTTCTGCCTTCGAGGATGGCGGAGAGGGGGCAAGGGGGGAGGCATCGGCTGTGTCTCCCCACCTGGATTTCTTGGAAACATCCAATCCTGCCCGTAGGAGTATGGGGAGTCCCCAACCATACACTCAGAGGTGGCGGTGGGAAAGGGCATCCTGCCTTCTGGAGTCTGAGGCATGCCACGGCCCTACCCTTTAAAGGTGGGGGACACCACCCTCCCCTTCGGCGCTGGGGATAACCTGGCGCTTTGGCCTTTGTTGTCTGGGAGAAACCCAGTACTACTCTCCGGGGTCTAGAGAAACACGTTGCCATTGGGAATCAAGGGGCACCTGGTCTTGCTCTTTAGGATTGGGGGTAGGTGGGGGAGCAACACAGTCTTGACCTGGGGAGCGCTGGTTCATTCATCGTTCAGCAGGTATTTATAGATCACCTAAGTGTCAAGCATGTTGCAGAACCCCGGATACAGGGTTGTTCACTGCCTTGGTGGAGCCCTCAGCCTAGTGGAGGTCAAATCATCCCAAATGACTGTAAAATTGGTGAAAAGAAGTGTCTGGTGCTCTCTCTCCAGATAGGAAGCTTGTCACATCTCGGCACCTTTGTACAATCCGTCTCCTGCCGCCCCAGAATCCCAAATTCCCTCAGGCTTCTCGAAAGACTTCCCAGGAGAGCCCAAGCACTGGACTCTGGGGGcgtttcagaatttttttttttttttttaaagattggcacctgggctaacaactgttgccaatctttttttttttttctgctttatttccccaaccccGCTCCGCACATAgatgtatatcttagttgcaggtccttctagttgtgggacgtgggacactgcctcaacgtggcctgacaagcggtgccatgtccgcgcccaggatccgaaccctgggccaccgcagcggtgtgaacttaatcactcggccacggagccggcccagcGTTTCAGAATTATTTAGGTCCCCTGGCTTGGGTGCTGGGAGACAGGACAGCAGAGAAGgctaggaaggagaaagaggaagtggAATCCGGGCCTCCTAGTTCCCGAGCAAGAAGCCGTGGGCGGGGCTCCTGGCGGGCAGTGGGCAGGGCTGTAGCGGAAGGGGCTCCGGGCAGTGGCGGAGTTGGTTTCAAAATACCAAAAGTGCTCTTGGTGGCCCGCCTCTGGTTTGGCAGTAGGCGGGGCTGCAGGTGGAAGGGTTTTCCGTCTGCATTTCTGGGCGGGGCTTCAGGAAAGCCCACCTCCTGGTTGGCAATCGTAGGCTACGGTAGGCGGGGCTTTGATTGGAAAGCTCCTCTTGGCGGAGACCGTGAGCCCGGCTTTAGGTGGTTTGGTTTGCGGCGGGGGGCGGGACGTCGGGCAGACTCGCCTTCCAGTTGGCTGAGGCGGGAGGTGGGCGGGACTTTGGAGGGAGGAGCTCGTCAATCCCGCAGGGCTGTGGGCGGAGCTTAGGCTTCCAGGGCAAAGGTGGCCTGCGccgggggggggggtcagttggCTCCCGAGCTGTTTTCCCGGCCGGTTGGGCGTCTGCCGGGCCGAGCTGCGCGATGCAGAGGTTGCAGGTGGTGCTGGGCCACCTGAAGGGCAGGCCCCATTCCGGCCCGGAGCCGGCGCCGCGGGCCGCGCCATGTTGGAGCAGCACTCGGTGGCCGGCGGACGAGGACGTCGTGGTGGTACACGGGCGGCGTACGGCCATTGGCCGAGCGGGCCGCGGCGGCTTCAAGGTGAGGCCCCTAGGGCCGGGCGCCGGGTGTGAGGCTGCGGCCCGGGCGGGCTGGGGTCTGGCTCCTCTGTTCGGTTCCCCTCGGCTCCGGAGGTGCCTCCGCGCCCGAGCTGTGACCAATCCTCTctggagtggggatgggggtgcGGGGGTCCCGGAACCCCGTGCACCTCCGGCCGGGGGATCACCGCGGCCGCGCTTCCCGCTGCAGGACACCACCCCTGACGAACTTCTCTCGGCCGTCATGACCGCGGTTCTCCAGGACGTCAAGCTGAGCCCGGCGCAGCTGGGGGATATCTGCGTGGGTGAGCACACTACCCAGGCCGTTCGCTCCGTTCTCCTCGCCTTCCCATCCCGCCAAGGCCCTCCTCAAACATCTTCCCACCCTCTGGGCACTTTCTAAGTGTTTTCACTGGGGAGAATGTCGACGGTCTCCACGCAGTAGAATTTAATCGTCTCTTTAGGGCTAGACTGCACCCcactcctcacctcccacccccgtCCCTGGGCACTTTCTGCGCCCCCTCCAAGCACGTTCTGCTTATTCAGTATGATAGAAAGCAGGGATCTCAAGTGATAGACATTATAGCGCAGAGACTTGGCTCAGGGGTTTGAGGACACCCTAGGAGACAGGAGACCCATCCTGTCTGTGACACGACAGACTAGAGGGAGCATCAGAAACCATCTAGTCCAGCCCCTCACttaacagatggagaaactgaggtctgGGGAATTTGCAGCAGAGCTTGGACCTGACTCCAGGGACTCTTGACCTTCAGTCCAACCCTTttcctcactcctcctcctctAGCCTCAAAACATAACATAATATGGTGAGAGTCTCATCAAACAGGTGCCACCCCTACGTCGGGAATCATTGTTCCATTTCTGGAGTGCCTCCAGGGCTTGGTGGAACGCTGCGGCAGTTGTGCGTTTTCAGAAACTCGTTTCCCTAACTCACAGGACTGGTTCGCTAGACTTGAAGCTTTGCATTGCATTCTTCTTTGCTTTCCGTGTTACCTTTAAAGGCAGGCACCCTGCCCTGCACGTGCTGATTTGGAAAGCAGGGTACATGGGCGAGGGAACTGGGGACCCCCGGGGACTGGGGCTAGTATGTGACAAGCTGCTGTATAGCTGGCTACCCCTACTCCAGACCTTGAAATTATAGGTTAGCCTGCTGAGGAGTCATGTTTCTGAGGAAAGATCTGGAATGTCCACTCTCTGGTATTCATAGATGTACCTTAGTGCTCAGAACGCCTGGCACTGAATTTGTTTGTTGTCCACAGGAAATGTGCTTCAGCCGGGGGCTGGGGCAATCATGGCCCGAATCGCCCAGTTTCTGAGGTAAACTTCTCTAGTTCCAGCTCCAGGTTAGCCATCTCGACTCTTGAGTGGGCTCAGGCCCAGGGAACTCAGCCTGTGGGTCAGAAAGAATCAGGTTGGACACTAGACCTGGAGGCAGCCAGTCCTTGGCATCTTTTCTTGTGGACTCCTACTTTGAAGGGAGGTTGTGTTGGTGATGCTGAGCCAGGACAACAGGGCCTTTGAGACGAGCAAACGCTCTCTGTGGCCTGATTTTTAGCCAAAGTCAGCTTGTTGCTTTGCCGTGTGTAAGTGTGGACTCTGTCCTGTTTGTCAGGTTAATAACCAGGTAGGTACACTGAAGAGTGACTTTGAGCTTTTTTGCTAGTTGAGCAAGCTGGGACCTCCAGGGGACACCCCATCAGCAGAGACTTGGGTAGGGTGAAGGGTAGCCCAGGAGGGGCCTTGATAAACTTGCCCTTCACCACTTGCTGTCCTAAGACAGGGAAGGAGTGcttaaattattttcacatgTAGATTTAAGAACCGCTTACCTTTGTACTCCTAGCTGCATGTAGAAGAAATAATAGGAGTGTTGGCCAGTGAAGGAACAGGAAAGCTGACAAAACCTCCGGGGACTGGGAGAGGTTCAGACTGCTTAGCCTGGAGTTTAAGGACTCCCAGATGTTCCTTCCAGCCTTATCTCCCAGCTGCTCACTCACCTCGACTGTCCCTCTTTCAGCCAGGCTGTCTGCCCCCTGTCTTCCCTACACTGGTCATtctgtccccacctcctctctctgccctaaCTAAACCCTGCCCAAACACAGTTCTACCATCTTGGCCTGACTTTCCCGAGCTCCCAGGCTTAAAATGAGGGGCCCCTTCCTCTCCAATAGCTAGTCATGTGCTTCCTTGTGATGTGCTTTGCCATCTTGCTTTGTTATTTCGGTCTCTGCTAGTTGATTGATTTTCTGTGTGCTGGTCGGGCATCCTCTAGGGCAGTGTACTCTACACATGTCAGCATTCCTCAGGTGGTGCATCATACTGAGTAGGTGTTTAGTGAACATTTGGTGGATTGGGTGAAGGGGTAGTAACTAAGTAGTAAGGAGTTAGGGGACCTGGGAAAGGTTAACTAGGCCTAGGAGGCTATCCGCCTTAGAGGGTCTTGGCAAAGCCTGGCCTGAGCGCTAGCTCAGGTTCCCAAGCCTGGCTGCACACCAGAATCACcagaatgctttcacccccttaGGTTCTGAGTCCATGGTCTGGGGAGGGCCTGGGCTTTGTATTTCCCCTAGGGCTTTATACCCTTGGCCAGGGCAAGTGACATGGGAAGGGCAGCCCCATCCGCTTCTAGGGCTGGGCCAGTGTGCGAGCTTGGGGGAACCCACCAGAACAAGGGAGTAGAACACCTGGGTACCCATCAGGGTTTTTTGTCCAGCTGAGAACAGGCTTTCCAGAGAGGATGGGAACATAAAGGGTTAGCCAAATGGTTGCTAGTAAGACCGAGAAGTGGGGATGGTTTCCGCCCTCATACTTTAGACATTTCTTTTGGTCTGGTTCTCTGTCCCAGCAACAGGCCCTCTTCTCTGTTCTTTGGGGAAAACAGAGATGTATAGTTTTCATTTTCGAATCTTGAAAGGGGGAGAAAGAAGGATCCATGTGGCCCAGCCAGCATTCCCTTGCCTTTGGGCTGTGTTTGGCCTTGGGTGAGGAGAATCACAGGATAAAAGGGCACATGCTTGTGGAGCCCTGGGGAGCCAGTGCCTGCAGAGATGGGGTCTGGCCTGGAGTGGGGACAGGGCTGCTGCGTTTGTTCCCCTGGTCTTTGCACTCCCTAATGGGACAGTCATATTGGCCAGGAGCACAGGCCTGCTTTCCATGAGGGGGGGGCTGACTCTGTGGTCTCACCTTCTGTTTCAGTGACATCCCAGAGACTGTGCCTTTGTCCACTGTCAATAGACAGTGTTCGTCGGGGCTCCAGGCAGTAGCCAGCATAGCTGGTAAGTTGTGCCTGGGTGGGTACCTGCTGCCATGGCCTGGCCTTGGTCCTGGCTCTCTGGGTTTGGATCAGCAACGTCACTGTCTTCTGGGCAAGCAATAAGGATTTCTGAGAGGACTCTAAACACAGAAAGAGTGAAGGAGAGCCCCTTGTCACTGCCCCTAGTCTTTTCTAGACACTCCTGGGGCTTCCATCTCTGAGGCTGGGGCTGAGTGCCACTTAGAGACTAGGTGGGGAAGAGGTTCCCTTGTTCCCGAACATGTGGACTCTGGTGAAGGATGTTCATGAAATGCTTTTATTGCAGGTGGCATCAGAAATGGGTCTTATGACATTGGCATGGCTTGTGGGTAAGAATTTCTTTATGCCAGAGCTTATTAACCACCTTGtaacaaaaaagataattttcatctCCTGAATTCTCAGAGGCTAGCATTTCGGGATTCTCCTCAACCCCGTTAGGCAGCTGGCTGGGAGTGGGTTCCTACAAATTCAGCTTAGAAGTAGCCCCCAGCTCTGGCTGCCCAGGAATTGCTCATACCTCTCAGCACTAGCCGGGGAAGGAAGTGGGCTTTTAAAAGCTTTCTTTCTTGGAAATCTGTTAGGCTGGAAAATGTGGGTGAGGCTTTTGAGAAAACAGAGTACTTGGGTTTCCTTCTGTAGCCCTTGTTGATTCATGATGCTGCTGAGAGAGAAGTTGCAGTTTTGGTTCCCTGAAGCAGGGGACAGCTGCTTACTATGTGGCTAGTTGTTCATTCTGTTAGGCTGTCTGTCCCCTTGTCCTCCACCCTAGTACCAAGGTGGAAACTTCTGAAGGACATGGTCAGGTCTGTGGTGATTTGGTCACTGTCAGCTGAGACTCCATCTCAGGGATGGGCCATTAAGGTTGTACTGGGCAGCACCTCCAGGGAGGGCAAGGGCACTGGGGCCCAGGCTTGGGTGGGCATCTGGGCTGGGAGGGCTTGGCAGGTCCAGGGTGGCGAGCAGCCTCAGGGTGCCCCCTCTGCCTCCCAGTTCTTTATAGCGTTTCTTGATTGGAGCATTGCCGGGTCATCACAAGGCTGTGCCCGGTGTTTGCAGTTGTAAATAAAGCCAGAGACCACACTTCAGGCATTTTGGCAGGGCAAGGGCCACTGCCCAGTTTGTCCTCTGAAATCTCTCATGTTCCTCTGTCATACTGGGGAAGGGTGGGGTGTGGGTAACTTGAGAAGGCTGGAGACTTCATGAGTTTCTTAGAGGGCATCCGTGTCCCCAAGCAGGTTGAAGACCATGTTACTAGGGTATTAAGGACCTGGGCCAGGACTGTCCCCCATAGGCTTTGATCATGAAGAGTAGCCCAGGGCCTTCTAGTTGGGagtgggctctggggccagactaCCTAAATTTGGATCCTGGCTGAGTAACCGTGGACAAGTTACTCAGccattctgggcctcagtgtcctcacctataaaatggggatcacCACATCAGCCTTGTTGAAGTTGATAAGATTAATGGaataataacaacagctaacACTCTAGGGCATGTATCATGTGACTGACACTGTTCGAAGCACTCTAATAcctgaaaagattttaaaatagtgcCGGGCATGTGAAAAGCATTCAGTTAGAGTTCTGTGTTAGCATCCTTTGAGGCCTTATGTTCCCCTGCCTCCTTGAAGCCCTTTTTGACCACACTGAACTGATTATCTCGTCTTCCTCTCAGCTCCTCGTCTATGCAGGTCAGATTGCTCTTGGATCTGCAGCTTTTTTaatatttgtctcttctctcccctggaTTTGTcgtccctgagggcagggcctgagctTGGCGGCTGTTTCCCCAACGGTGGCTGACACTAGGCAGCTTTCCTTGGGAACTGCCAATCAGCTGATGGGCTGCAGGCGCAGTTGTGTTAGGGAAGCATGGCCCTGCCCGGGAGTGTGGACTGTGGTGCTCTGTGCTGGGGTAGGGTGGAGGTGGAGTGGGGCTCAGCCCTGTACCCCCAGCTCTGCCTTGCTGGCCAgtgccctgccctgggctcccagTCAGCCCACTGGACTCCCTGGGGCTCCCTGGCTATTTCCCAGCATGTGCCAAATGCACAGCTATCTCAGGGGGAGTCCTGCTAGTGAttacctcctccccctccctcctcagggTGGAGTCCATGTCCCTGGCTGACAGAGGGAACCCTGGAAATATCACTTCACGCTTGGTGGAGAAGA from Equus caballus isolate H_3958 breed thoroughbred chromosome 16, TB-T2T, whole genome shotgun sequence harbors:
- the MYD88 gene encoding myeloid differentiation primary response protein MyD88 isoform X3; translation: MAAGGPGVGSAPHIPSASSLPLAALNVRVRRRLSLFLNVRTQVAADWTALAEEMDFEYLEIRQLETHTDPTGSLLDDWQGRPGASVGRLLELLAKLGRDDVLVELGPSIEEDCQKYILKQQQQESEKPLQVAAVDSSVPRTAELAGITTLDDPLGQMPERFDAFICYCPSDIQFVQEMIRQLEQTNYRLKLCVSDRDVLPGTCVWSIASAAGWWWLSPMITCKARNVTSRLSLHSASLQVPIRND
- the MYD88 gene encoding myeloid differentiation primary response protein MyD88 isoform X2 codes for the protein MAAGGPGVGSAPHIPSASSLPLAALNVRVRRRLSLFLNVRTQVAADWTALAEEMDFEYLEIRQLETHTDPTGSLLDDWQGRPGASVGRLLELLAKLGRDDVLVELGPSIEDCQKYILKQQQQESEKPLQVAAVDSSVPRTAELAGITTLDDPLGQMPERFDAFICYCPSDIQFVQEMIRQLEQTNYRLKLCVSDRDVLPGTCVWSIASELIEKRCRRMVVVVSDDYLQSKECDFQTKFALSLSPGAHQKRLIPIKYKAMKKEFPSILRFITVCDYTNPCTKSWFWTRLAKALSLP
- the MYD88 gene encoding myeloid differentiation primary response protein MyD88 isoform X1, with the protein product MAAGGPGVGSAPHIPSASSLPLAALNVRVRRRLSLFLNVRTQVAADWTALAEEMDFEYLEIRQLETHTDPTGSLLDDWQGRPGASVGRLLELLAKLGRDDVLVELGPSIEEDCQKYILKQQQQESEKPLQVAAVDSSVPRTAELAGITTLDDPLGQMPERFDAFICYCPSDIQFVQEMIRQLEQTNYRLKLCVSDRDVLPGTCVWSIASELIEKRCRRMVVVVSDDYLQSKECDFQTKFALSLSPGAHQKRLIPIKYKAMKKEFPSILRFITVCDYTNPCTKSWFWTRLAKALSLP